In Malus sylvestris chromosome 16, drMalSylv7.2, whole genome shotgun sequence, the following are encoded in one genomic region:
- the LOC126608288 gene encoding photosystem I P700 chlorophyll a apoprotein A2, translating into MALRFPRFSQGLAQDPTTRRIWFGIATAHDFESHDDITEERLYQNIFASHFGQLAIIFLWTSGNLFHVAWQGNFEAWVQDPLHVRPIAHAIWDPHFGQPAVEAFTRGGALGPVNIAYSGVYQWWYTIGLRTNEDLYTGALFLLFLSAISLIAGWLHLQPKWKPSVSWFKNAESRLNHHLSGLFGVSSLAWTGHLVHVAIPGSRGENVRWNNFLDVLPHPQGLGPLFTGQWNLYAQNPDSSSHLFGTSQGAGTAILTLLGGFHPQTQSLWLTDMAHHHLAIAFVFLIAGHMYRTNFGIGHSIKNLLEAHIPPGGRLGRGHKGLYDTINNSLHFQLGLALASLGVITSLVAQHMYSLPAYAFIAQDFTTQAALYTHHQYIAGFIMTGAFAHGAIFFIRDYNPEQNEDNVLARMLDHKEAIISHLSWASLFLGFHTLGLYVHNDVMLAFGTPEKQILIEPIFAQWIQSAHGKTSYGFDVLLSSTNGPAFNAGRSIWLPGWLNAVNENSNSLFLTIGPGDFLVHHAIALGLHTTTLILVKGALDARGSKLMPDKKDFGYSFPCDGPGRGGTCDISAWDAFYLAVFWMLNTIGWVTFYWHWKHITLWQGNVSQFNESSTYLMGWLRDYLWLNSSQLINGYNPFGMNSLSVWAWMFLFGHLVWATGFMFLISWRGYWQELIETLAWAHERTPLANLIRWRDKPVALSIVQARLVGLAHFSVGYIFTYAAFLIASTSGKFG; encoded by the coding sequence ATGGCATTAAGATTTCCAAGGTTTAGCCAAGGCTTAGCTCAGGACCCCACTACTCGTCGtatttggtttggtattgctaccGCACATGACTTCGAGAGTCATGATGATATTACTGAGGAACGTCTTTATCAGAATATTTTTGCTTCTCATTTCGGGCAATTGGCAATAATTTTTCTGTGGACTTCCGGAAATCTGTTTCATGTAGCTTGGCAAGGAAATTTTGAGGCATGGGTACAGGATCCTTTACATGTAAGACCTATTGCTCATGCAATTTGGGATCCTCATTTTGGTCAACCGGCTGTAGAAGCCTTTACTCGTGGGGGTGCTCTTGGCCCAGTGAATATCGCTTATTCTGGTGTTTATCAGTGGTGGTATACAATCGGTTTACGTACTAATGAGGATCTTTATACTGGAGCTCTTTTTCTATTATTTCTTTCTGCCATATCCTTAATAGCGGGTTGGTTACACCTACAACCGAAATGGAAACCGAGCGTTTCGTGGTTTAAAAATGCCGAATCTCGTCTAAATCATCACTTGTCAGGACTATTCGGAGTGAGTTCCTTGGCTTGGACAGGACATTTAGTTCATGTCGCTATTCCCGGATCCAGGGGAGAAAACGTTCGATGGAATAATTTCTTAGATGTATTGCCACATCCCCAAGGATTAGGTCCACTTTTTACAGGTCAGTGGAATCTTTATGCTCAAAATCCCGATTCAAGTAGTCATTTATTTGGCACCTCCCAAGGAGCAGGAACTGCCATTCTAACCCTTCTGGGGGGATTCCATCCACAAACGCAAAGTTTATGGCTAACCGATATGGCTCATCATCATTTAGCTATTGCGTTTGTTTTTCTGATTGCTGGTCATATGTATAGAACTAATTTCGGGATTGGGCACAGTATAAAAAATCTTTTAGAAGCACATATTCCTCCAGGGGGGCGATTAGGGCGCGGACATAAGGGTCTTTATGACACAATCAATAATTCGCTTCATTTTCAATTAGGCCTTGCTCTAGCCTCTTTGGGGGTTATTACGTCCTTGGTCGCTCAACACATGTACTCTTTACCTGCTTATGCGTTCATAGCACAAGACTTTACTACTCAAGCTGCGCTATATACTCATCACCAATACATCGCAGGATTCATCATGACAGGGGCTTTTGCTCATGGAGCTATATTTTTTATTAGAGATTACAATCCGGAACAGAATGAGGATAATGTATTGGCAAGAATGTTAGACCATAAAGAAGCTATCATATCCCATTTAAGTTGGGCCAGTCTCTTTTTAGGGTTCCATACTTTGGGACTTTATGTTCATAATGATGTCATGCTTGCTTTTGGTACTCCGGAGAAGCAAATCTTGATCGAACCTATATTTGCCCAATGGATACAATCTGCTCATGGTAAAACTTCATATGGGTTCGATGTACTTTTATCTTCAACGAATGGTCCAGCGTTCAATGCGGGTCGAAGCATATGGTTACCGGGTTGGTTAAATGCTGTTAATGAGAATAGTAATTCACTATTCTTAACAATAGGACCTGGAGATTTCTTGGTTCATCATGCTATTGCTCTAGGTTTACATACAACTACATTGATATTAGTAAAAGGTGCTTTAGATGCACGTGGTTCCAAGTTAATGCCAGATAAAAAAGATTTTGGTTATAGTTTTCCTTGCGATGGTCCGGGACGAGGTGGGACTTGTGATATTTCGGCTTGGGACGCATTTTATTTGGCAGTTTTCTGGATGTTAAATACGATTGGATGGGTTACTTTTTATTGGCATTGGAAGCACATCACATTATGGCAGGGTAACGTTTCACAGTTTAATGAGTCTTCCACTTATTTGATGGGATGGTTAAGAGATTATCTATGGTTAAACTCTTCACAACTTATCAATGGATATAACCCTTTTGGTATGAATAGTTTATCAGTCTGGGCGTGGATGTTCTTATTTGGACATCTTGTTTGGGCTACGGGATTTATGTTCTTAATTTCCTGGCGTGGATATTGGCAGGAATTGATTGAAACTTTAGCATGGGCTCATGAACGCACACCTTTGGCTAATTTGATTCGATGGAGAGATAAACCGGTGGCTCTTTCCATTGTACAAGCAAGATTGGTTGGATTAGCCCACTTTTCTGTTGGGTATATATTTACTTATGCGGCTTTCTTGATTGCCTCTACATCGGGCAAATTTGGTTAA
- the LOC126608287 gene encoding photosystem I P700 chlorophyll a apoprotein A1 translates to MIIRSPEPEVKILVDRDPVKTSFEEWARPGHFSRTIAKGPDTTTWIWNLHADAHDFDSHTSDLEEISRKVFSAHFGQLSIIFLWLSGMYFHGARFSNYEAWLSDPTHIGPSAQVVWPIVGQEILNGDVGGGFRGIQITSGFFQLWRASGITSELQLYCTAIGALVFAALMLFAGWFHYHKAAPKLAWFQDVESMLNHHLAGLLGLGSLSWAGHQVHVSLPINQFLNAGVDPKEIPLPHEFILNRDLLAQLYPSFAEGATPFFTLNWSKYAEFLTFRGGLDPVTGGLWLTDIAHHHLAIAILFLVAGHMYRTNWGIGHGIKDILEAHKGPFTGQGHKGLYEILTTSWHAQLSINLAMLGSLTIVVAHHMYSMPPYPYLATDYGTQLSLFTHHMWIGGFLIVGAAAHAAIFMVRDYDPTTRYNDLLDRVLRHRDAIISHLNWVCIFLGFHSFGLYIHNDTMSALGRPQDMFSDTAIQLQPVFAQWIQNTHALAPNATAPGATTGTSLTWGGGDLVAVGGKVALLPIPLGTADFLVHHIHAFTIHVTVLILLKGVLFARSSRLIPDKANLGFRFPCDGPGRGGTCQVSAWDHVFLGLFWMYNAISVVIFHFSWKMQSDVWGSISDQGVVTHITGGNFAQSSITINGWLRDFLWAQASQVIQSYGSSLSAYGLFFLGAHFVWAFSLMFLFSGRGYWQELIESIVWAHNKLKVAPATQPRALSIVQGRAVGVTHYLLGGIATTWAFFLARIIAVG, encoded by the coding sequence ATGATTATTCGTTCGCCGGAACCAGAAGTTAAAATTTTGGTAGATAGGGATCCCGTAAAAACTTCTTTCGAGGAATGGGCCAGACCGGGTCATTTCTCAAGAACAATAGCTAAGGGACCTGATACTACCACTTGGATCTGGAACCTACACGCTGATGCTCACGATTTTGATAGCCATACCAGTGATTTGGAGGAGATCTCTCGAAAAGTATTTAGTGCCCATTTCGGTCAACTCTCCATCATCTTTCTTTGGCTGAGTGGTATGTATTTCCATGGTGCTCGTTTTTCCAATTATGAAGCATGGCTAAGTGATCCTACTCACATTGGACCTAGTGCCCAGGTGGTTTGGCCAATAGTGGGTCAAGAAATATTGAATGGTGATGTAGGCGGGGGTTTCCGAGGAATACAAATAACCTCTGGTTTTTTTCAGCTTTGGCGAGCATCTGGAATAACTAGTGAATTACAACTCTATTGTACTGCAATTGGTGCATTGGTCTTTGCTGCCTTAATGCTTTTTGCTGGTTGGTTCCATTATCACAAAGCTGCTCCGAAGTTAGCTTGGTTCCAAGATGTAGAATCTAtgttgaatcaccatttagcaGGGCTACTAGGCCTTGGTTCTCTTTCTTGGGCGGGGCATCAAGTACATGTATCTTTACCAATTAACCAATTTCTAAACGCTGGAGTAGATCCTAAAGAGATTCCGCTCCCTCATGAATTTATCTTGAATCGGGATCTTTTGGCTCAACTTTATCCCAGTTTTGCTGAGGGAGCAACCCCATTTTTCACCTTGAATTGGTCAAAATATGCGGAATTTCTTACTTTTCGTGGAGGATTAGATCCAGTAACTGGAGGTCTATGGCTGACCGATATTGCACACCATCATTTAGCTATTGCAATTCTTTTCCTGGTAGCGGGTCACATGTATAGGACCAACTGGGGCATTGGTCATGGTATAAAAGATATTTTAGAGGCTCATAAAGGCCCATTTACTGGCCAGGGCCATAAAGGCCTATATGAGATCCTAACAACGTCATGGCATGCTCAATTATCTATTAATCTAGCTATGTTAGGATCTTTAACCATTGTTGTAGCTCACCATATGTATTCGATGCCTCCTTATCCATATCTAGCTACTGATTATGGTACACAACTTTCATTGTTCACACATCACATGTGGATTGGTGGATTTCTCATAGTTGGTGCTGCTGCGCATGCAGCCATTTTTATGGTAAGAGACTATGATCCAACTACTCGATACAACGATCTATTAGATCGTGTCCTTAGGCATCGCGATGCAATCATATCACATCTCAACTGGGTATGTATATTTTTAGGCTTTCACAGTTTTGGTTTGTATATTCATAATGATACTATGAGCGCTTTAGGGCGCCCGCAAGATATGTTTTCAGATACCGCTATACAATTACAACCCGTCTTTGCTCAATGGATACAAAACACCCATGCTTTAGCACCCAACGCAACGGCCCCTGGTGCAACAACAGGCACCAGTTTGACTTGGGGGGGTGGTGATTTAGTGGCAGTGGGCGGCAAAGTTGCTTTGTTACCTATTCCATTAGGAACCGCAGATTTTTTGGTGCATCACATTCATGCATTTACAATTCATGTGACGGTATTAATACTCCTGAAAGGTGTTCTATTTGCTCGTAGTTCACGTTTGATACCAGATAAAGCAAATCTTGGTTTTCGTTTCCCTTGTGACGGGCCGGGAAGAGGGGGGACATGCCAAGTATCCGCTTGGGATCATGTCTTCTTAGGGCTATTCTGGATGTATAATGCAATTTCAGTAGTAATATTCCATTTCAGCTGGAAAATGCAGTCAGATGTTTGGGGTAGTATCAGCGATCAAGGAGTGGTAACTCATATCACGGGAGGAAACTTTGCGCAGAGTTCCATTACTATTAATGGGTGGCTCCGCGATTTCTTATGGGCACAGGCATCCCAGGTAATTCAGTCTTATGGTTCGTCATTATCTGCATACGGCCTTTTTTTCCTAGGTGCTCATTTTGTATGGGCTTTTAGTTTAATGTTTCTATTCAGCGGGCGTGGTTATTGGCAAGAACTTATTGAATCCATCGTTTGGGCtcataataaattaaaagttGCTCCTGCTACTCAGCCCAGAGCCTTGAGTATTGTCCAAGGACGTGCTGTAGGAGTAACTCATTACCTTCTGGGTGGAATTGCCACAACATGGGCGTTCTTCTTAGCAAGAATTATTGCAGTAGGATAA